In the Bordetella genomosp. 10 genome, one interval contains:
- a CDS encoding Bug family tripartite tricarboxylate transporter substrate binding protein has product MFPRFSTSTRSPLRHLLACLLAGASLAATAAHAENWPSKPIRLILPAAPGGSSDPLARMVAEQLGDSLHQSVIVENRPGANGNVGSASVVRAAPDGYTLLFSWTGTLVPANTLYHNKPYDPQKDLAPIVQIASVPNIIVVRPSLKIDSLKDLTAYAKANPDKLNFGSTGSGSSYHLSGELYKKTAGVSMLHVPYNSPGAVFSDLIGDRLQLAFPGVTAAAPLVKDGKLKALAVMAPKRSDMLPDVPTTAEAGYPTLLSDTWFGLLAPKGTPPAVIDKVNAAMNAALKTPAFRDRLTTLGFVPLGGTQAQFVKAIDDDIAKWGEVVRFSGAKID; this is encoded by the coding sequence ATGTTCCCCCGCTTTTCCACCTCGACGCGCAGCCCGCTGCGCCACCTGCTGGCTTGCCTGCTCGCCGGCGCCAGCCTGGCCGCGACGGCCGCCCATGCCGAGAACTGGCCGTCCAAGCCCATACGCCTGATCCTGCCCGCCGCGCCGGGCGGCAGTTCCGATCCGCTGGCGCGCATGGTGGCGGAGCAGTTGGGCGACAGCCTGCATCAATCCGTCATCGTCGAAAACCGTCCCGGCGCCAACGGCAACGTCGGTTCGGCGTCGGTGGTGCGCGCCGCGCCCGACGGCTATACCCTGCTGTTCAGTTGGACCGGCACGCTGGTGCCCGCGAACACGCTGTATCACAACAAGCCCTACGATCCGCAAAAGGACCTCGCGCCCATCGTGCAGATCGCCTCGGTGCCCAACATCATCGTGGTGCGGCCGTCCTTGAAGATCGACTCGCTCAAGGACCTGACGGCCTATGCCAAGGCGAATCCGGACAAGCTGAACTTCGGCTCCACGGGCAGCGGCAGTTCATACCACCTCTCCGGCGAGCTGTACAAGAAAACGGCCGGCGTCTCCATGCTGCACGTGCCCTATAACTCGCCGGGTGCGGTCTTCAGCGACCTCATCGGCGATCGCCTGCAACTGGCCTTTCCCGGCGTCACCGCCGCCGCCCCGCTGGTCAAGGACGGCAAGCTCAAGGCCCTGGCCGTGATGGCGCCGAAGCGTTCCGACATGCTGCCCGACGTACCGACCACCGCCGAAGCGGGCTATCCCACCCTGCTGTCCGACACGTGGTTCGGCCTGCTGGCGCCCAAGGGCACGCCCCCCGCCGTGATCGACAAGGTCAACGCGGCCATGAACGCCGCGCTCAAGACGCCCGCGTTCCGCGACAGGCTGACGACGCTGGGCTTCGTGCCCCTGGGCGGGACGCAGGCGCAGTTCGTCAAGGCGATCGATGACGACATCGCCAAATGGGGCGAAGTCGTCAGGTTCTCCGGCGCGAAGATCGACTGA